Genomic DNA from Leptospirillum ferriphilum:
GAGAATGGGTTTCGAGAGACTGGTAACCCATGCTGTTTGGCTGATCTCCAGCGTGCCTTTGTATTCAATTTCAAGATGAAGACTGCCTTCCAGATCAGAAGTATTGATCCAGTCCGATAAAAATTCTCCCGAAAAATTCGTTATTTTTTCGTCAAATAGAATCGTTCTCGTGTTCTGTCTGGAAATATTCACGATGAGTATTCGGGCATTGTCCGCTGAAAGATGTGTTTTGAGAGAGACTCCGGATACTGGTGTATGGGAAAGGAAGTAGTCAATCGGATAGAGATTGGCGATTCCGTCAAATTTGAGGGTTGAAGTTTCCTTGCTGCTTATGCTCGAAATTTTTCTGTCTGTTCTTTGAATGGGATGGGAAGAGTGTCCCCATAGACTATCGATTCCAAAAGAAGTGAAGTCATAGAGAAAATTCTGAAGACAGATTGTTTGAGAAAAATTTTTGTCAGGATAAGAGGTCTCTTTTTCTTTTTTGGGTAAAATTGCAATGTTTTTCATGACTAGTTTTCCGGAACCGCGGCAATCTCCCGCGCCATCCTGATCCGTTCCCTATGCCAGTCCTGGGGGTTGTGGCTCCAGTCTCCCGGTTTTTGCCAAAGCGGAGATCTCCAGTAGGGGAGGTATCCACCGTCATCCAGGGCGTGAATGACGAGCTCATTGACAACCCGGTCCGCTTCCTTTTCCTTGTTGATGTGTTTTAGATATGTCAGGTATCGGTAGTCTTCATACCCCCTGCGCCACTGGGCCATGCGAATCGATGGGATAGGTCCCTGGATATCCGGGAAGCCAATAAAGTGAAGCTCCGTTCCGGGATACAGGATCGTTCCGTCCCCCAGTCCCTGATTGACGTAAGGGTTCATGTTTTCCTTGGTGTCGTTCCAGAACGTATCCGCCCAGTAGAACACCCCATTGACGTGATATTTCCAGGCGGTCCAGAACCACATCCGAAATCCTGGCCCGAGTGAGTAAAGGTCGTTTTGTCCGATAAAAGGAGGTCCCCCCGCCTGATAGAACCACACCTGGTCCCCTTCTTTCTGACGGGCTTGCATACGGGAGGGAATGAATTGTGCGGAAGCCCCGGCCCAGATGTTCACTTTACCGACCATGATGAGTTTGTTGTGGCCGACCTGGTTTTTATACGTGATATAGGGGACGTCCGTGACCATCACATGGATATGGGGCGATCCCTTGTGCAGCGAATCCGCATCTTTTGCGATCAGCTTGTAGGTATCGGCATAGTAATAAAGTTTGTGAACGGGTTCGTCCGCGATATAGGCGAATGTCTGATCGATGGGCCAACCTTTTTCTTTCCAGTGCCGGACAATCAGTTTGGCCAGATTTTGGGTGGCGATGTCGGGAACACCTTTCCAGTCAGAAATGGGGGATGGATGTCCCCCCAGAACGGCAAATCCTCCCCACATTCCGACTCCAAGCGACCAGGTGCCGATCGGAAGACTCCAGGTGTTGGGAGGCGAGCCGGTCAGTTCGCCGGACAACATCGGTCCATACAGCTGGTCATAGGCCGACCAGTCCACCGAAGTGGGGGTTCCGGTTTTCCAGTCCCACCGGATATCCGGTTGAATCCCGCCCGAATCGTTGGTGGAAAAACCATAGGCATGCGCGAGGACGAATGCCCTCCGATACATCTGCTGGAACTCCAGGTTGGAAGTGGGGAGTCCCCCCTTGACCAGTCCCCCGTAGAAACGGCTCACATACAGTTCCATCCATCGGGAAATGGGAGCGTGCTCCGGAAGAACCGGTGAGAGAACCTCAAAATTCACCGGGGTTTTTCGCAAGATCTGCTCTCCGGAGCGAACCGTCAGGACGCCCGTATAGGTTCCGGGAGCGCAGTTCATCGCATAGGCGACATCGATCCAGACCGGCTGGTTTGCGTCGGGCGTTAATGGAATGTCGGCCACGATGATGCGCCCGGGCGTGTAAGGGTCCCGGAACGGAATCAGGGGATCCGGAATGTCGTGCGGATGGATCGGTCCGTACTTGACGTCGCTTGCCGTAAAATGCTCGTAATGCTCCAGAAATCGGTGTGTCGTGATGCAGGAAAACGCTTTTGGGTCGGATTCAGTCGACAGTTCTGCATGAAGATCGGGAATCCTTTTGGAAGACCGCAAGACGAGCTGAAAGGAGAGCACCTCTCCCCGAAGACCGATCAGATGGATTGGGGAAGAGCTGCCGGGCTTTCCGATCAGAGTACCGGGTGGAACATCCTGGAGCTGGATACGGTCGGACAGGGGGGCGATCCAGGTCGTGAGATCCCCGTTTTTTTCCACCCGGGTTCCCGGGAAGGGGTAGTGCAGAAAGTTGTCCGGAACAACGAGTCCCGGATGGAGCAGGTCTTTGCTTTTGGCTTCCAGAGTTTTGATGGCGGCAACGGTCTGGTGTACCTTCATCAGTTTCTTGACGGTGTTCTTCAGGTGGGTCCGGAGAGTCGGGGAGGAGAGAACCAGGAATCCTCCGGCCCCGACAGCCAGAACCCCGCTCGCCATGCCCAGGAGAAACCAGGTCAGCTTGCTTTTAAAAATCGACATTCACCCATCCTGTCCTTAGTTCGTGAAATCTCTTCGAAGTTCCGGAGGAGAGACAAAGCTCAAAAATCCTCTTTCTTTATTCCTTGAACTCCTTCGGGCTCAGTCCGTGCTTCTTGATCAGGGCGTGGACCGTGGGCCGGCTGGTGCCGATCATGCGGGCCACATGGCTGATGTTGCCCCGGGCCTGTTCGAACGCTTCGACCAGCATCCGTTTTTCCGCCTCTTCCCTGGCTCCTGAGAGATTCATGGAAAGCGTGTTGCCTCCATGGTTTCTGGAGTCGAGCCCGATATCAAGATCTTCCCGGGTGACCCATTTCCCGCCGGCGATGATCACGGCCCGCTGGATCCGGTTTTCAAGTTCCCGGATGTTACCGGGCCAGTCGTGTTTCCGGATGACGTCCAGACACTCCCTGTTGAAATCGATCACCTGGGGTTTGTTATATTCCGTCCGGAACTTCGACAGGAAATGCTGGGCCAGAAGAAGAACGTCCTCTCCCCGCTCCCGAAGGGGCGGGAGGTGGAAGCTCATGACGGATAGACGGTAATAGAGGTCTTCCCGGAATCGTCCCCGGGCCATCAATTCTTTCAGGGGCTGGTTGGTGGCGGCGATGATCCGCACGTCGAGCTGCTTCCCGTTGCGGCTTCCGACGCGTTCGACGATCTTGTCCTGCAGAACCCGCAAAAGTTTCACCTGAAGCTCGATCTGAAGTTCGGCCACTTCATCCAGAAACAGCGTTCCATGATGGGCGGCTTCGAATTTTCCGGCCCGGCTTTCGGTCGCTCCCGTAAACGCCCCCTTTTCGTGACCGAAAAGCTCGCTTTCGAGAAGACTTTCCGGAATGGCGCCGCAATTGATGGCGACGAACGGCCCGTTCTTGCGGGGGCTTCGTTCATGGATGGCCCGGGCGAACAACTCTTTCCCGGTGCCGCTTTCCCCCGTGACCAGAACCGATACATCCGTGGCGCTGATCTTCTGCAGGATCCGGAGCATCTCCCGCATGCCGGGATTTTTGGTGACGATACCCGGAAACGGATTGGACTCTTCGGCAGAAGGGGCTATCTCTTTTGTTTGAACCGGTGTTCTGGAGAGAAGGGCACGGTTGCAGGCTCTCCCCACGACCCGTTTCAGTTCTTCGGGGTCGACCGATTTGTCGAGAAGGTCGTAGGCGCCGAGGCGAACCGCCTCCAGCGCCCGGGGCCGGTCGATGGATCCGCTCAGGATAATCCCGTGAAAATGCGGGTCGGCTTCGGCAAAAAAGCGGAGCAGATCGATGCCGTCCTGCCCTGCGTCCTTACCGAGGGACAGATCGAGGATCGCGACCGGCGGTTTTTCCCGGACAAAGATCTCGATGGCGGAAGAAGCACTGTCGGCGGTCAGGACGGGATACTCTCCCTTGAACAGCCACGTCATCTGCTTCAGAACGACCGGATCGTCGTCCACAATCAGAATCGATGGCTGGAAGGAAAGGGCTTCGGGGGCATCGTGTGTCATGGGTGGTCTCCTCCCGCAAGGTTGACCTGTCCGGATCGGGCAGCCACTTCGACCGGACGGGACGAGCCCGGAATGTAGCGGCCCAGAAGCGGGGACAGATTTTCCAGAAAGCGGGCTTCCTTCTTAAAGGTCTCTTCAACCGAATGCGTGACCGGCATGGAGACGCGGACGAGAGCCCCATCTGTCCGGTGCAGGAGGAGGGCGTCTTCAATCAGATAAACCCGCCCCCGGTATTCGTTGGCAAAAATGTGGCCCCGTTCCTGGTACCAGTAGAGGACAAGCTGTTTCTCCAGACCTTTCTGAATCACGTTGTAGTTGACGTCGACCGGAGGAAGCCCTCTTCCGTTGAGGGGAAGGGAGACGACCTTGTGGGACAGGATCGCCCATCCGGAAGAAGGGAGACAGTTAGCCGGGGAATGGATGTTTTTTTCCGCGGTCTGTTGGGCGTAGTAGACGCTGAAAAACAGAAGGCCGGGGTCGCCCGGACGGTCGGTATACAGGACGGAGGCATAGCCGTCGGCATTCAGGAGAGCGCGGGTTTTCTGGTCCAGGGGCAGACGGACACCCGTCCATTCTCCAACCCGGTCGGGGAATGAAGCCAGGGGGAGATGGGACGGAATCGCCCCTTCGGAGTCCAGCCTGCCGACGAGGACAAGTCCTGCGAGCATCAGCGCCGACGACAGAAGCATGTTGCGGAGTCTAGGCGACATCGGGAATCCTCCGGAAGCGCTGGAAGAGACGGATCTCGAGAATCAGGGAGAGGAAGGCGAAC
This window encodes:
- a CDS encoding DUF4091 domain-containing protein, whose protein sequence is MSIFKSKLTWFLLGMASGVLAVGAGGFLVLSSPTLRTHLKNTVKKLMKVHQTVAAIKTLEAKSKDLLHPGLVVPDNFLHYPFPGTRVEKNGDLTTWIAPLSDRIQLQDVPPGTLIGKPGSSSPIHLIGLRGEVLSFQLVLRSSKRIPDLHAELSTESDPKAFSCITTHRFLEHYEHFTASDVKYGPIHPHDIPDPLIPFRDPYTPGRIIVADIPLTPDANQPVWIDVAYAMNCAPGTYTGVLTVRSGEQILRKTPVNFEVLSPVLPEHAPISRWMELYVSRFYGGLVKGGLPTSNLEFQQMYRRAFVLAHAYGFSTNDSGGIQPDIRWDWKTGTPTSVDWSAYDQLYGPMLSGELTGSPPNTWSLPIGTWSLGVGMWGGFAVLGGHPSPISDWKGVPDIATQNLAKLIVRHWKEKGWPIDQTFAYIADEPVHKLYYYADTYKLIAKDADSLHKGSPHIHVMVTDVPYITYKNQVGHNKLIMVGKVNIWAGASAQFIPSRMQARQKEGDQVWFYQAGGPPFIGQNDLYSLGPGFRMWFWTAWKYHVNGVFYWADTFWNDTKENMNPYVNQGLGDGTILYPGTELHFIGFPDIQGPIPSIRMAQWRRGYEDYRYLTYLKHINKEKEADRVVNELVIHALDDGGYLPYWRSPLWQKPGDWSHNPQDWHRERIRMAREIAAVPEN
- a CDS encoding sigma-54-dependent transcriptional regulator; protein product: MTHDAPEALSFQPSILIVDDDPVVLKQMTWLFKGEYPVLTADSASSAIEIFVREKPPVAILDLSLGKDAGQDGIDLLRFFAEADPHFHGIILSGSIDRPRALEAVRLGAYDLLDKSVDPEELKRVVGRACNRALLSRTPVQTKEIAPSAEESNPFPGIVTKNPGMREMLRILQKISATDVSVLVTGESGTGKELFARAIHERSPRKNGPFVAINCGAIPESLLESELFGHEKGAFTGATESRAGKFEAAHHGTLFLDEVAELQIELQVKLLRVLQDKIVERVGSRNGKQLDVRIIAATNQPLKELMARGRFREDLYYRLSVMSFHLPPLRERGEDVLLLAQHFLSKFRTEYNKPQVIDFNRECLDVIRKHDWPGNIRELENRIQRAVIIAGGKWVTREDLDIGLDSRNHGGNTLSMNLSGAREEAEKRMLVEAFEQARGNISHVARMIGTSRPTVHALIKKHGLSPKEFKE
- a CDS encoding exosortase C-terminal domain/associated protein EpsI, giving the protein MSPRLRNMLLSSALMLAGLVLVGRLDSEGAIPSHLPLASFPDRVGEWTGVRLPLDQKTRALLNADGYASVLYTDRPGDPGLLFFSVYYAQQTAEKNIHSPANCLPSSGWAILSHKVVSLPLNGRGLPPVDVNYNVIQKGLEKQLVLYWYQERGHIFANEYRGRVYLIEDALLLHRTDGALVRVSMPVTHSVEETFKKEARFLENLSPLLGRYIPGSSRPVEVAARSGQVNLAGGDHP